A genomic segment from Juglans regia cultivar Chandler chromosome 14, Walnut 2.0, whole genome shotgun sequence encodes:
- the LOC109012323 gene encoding two-component response regulator ORR9-like, which translates to MGMATDAQFHVLAVDDSNIDRKLIEMLLKTSSFQVTAVDSVSKALDFLGFHEDEHNETITPSVSPNDHHQDVDVNLIITDYCMPGMTGYDLLRKIKESESLKDIPVVIMSSDNIPSRINRCLEEGAEEFFLKPVQLSDVNKLKPHLLKCRAKESQPNINNRNGVEERHSPDRTITSYGGLEVV; encoded by the exons ATGGGTATGGCTACAGATGCGCAATTCCATGTTCTGGCTGTTGATGATAGTAACATTGACCGAAAGTTGATTGAGATGCTCCTCAAAACCTCTTCTTTTCAAG TTACTGCAGTGGATTCTGTTAGCAAGGCTTTAGATTTCCTGGGTTTTCATGAAGATGAACATAACGAAACCATTACTCCCTCTGTTTCTCCAAATGATCATCACCAG GATGTAGATGTCAATTTGATAATCACAGATTATTGTATGCCGGGAATGACGGGCTATGATCTTCTTAGAAAAATCAAG gAATCTGAATCTCTTAAAGATATTCCAGTTGTGATCATGTCCTCGGATAATATTCCATCAAGGATTAACAG ATGCTTGGAAGAAGGAGCAGAGGAGTTCTTCCTGAAACCAGTTCAATTATCTGATGTGAATAAGCTTAAACCCCATTTGTTGAAGTGTAGAGCCAAGGAATCACAACCAAACATTAACAATAGAAATGGCGTGGAAGAAAGGCATTCTCCTGACAGAACAATAACAAGTTATGGCGGATTGGAAGTGGTCTAA
- the LOC109012322 gene encoding protein NRT1/ PTR FAMILY 5.4-like, producing the protein MDSAVVPELIIENGDHRDTKKVSTQQRSSSRGGWNAAIFIIFVEVAERFAFYGVAGNLITYLITELHQPTATAVKNVNTWVGVSTLFPVLGAFVADSLLGRFKTILISSVTFILGTFLLTLSVSVIPMHSREALFFIALYILSVGEGGHKPCVQTFAADQFDEDSPEQRKEKSSFFNWWYLGIVAAATAATLVIIYLQDNIGWTLGFGVLLGVLGVALAIFLLGINRYRKERPVGSPFTTVVQVFVAAARKWRVKGTREGWDVYCGDQTRGAGSYGQQSARILARTNQFRFLDKAMIIDDIDASNKTRNPWRLCSLNQVEEVKLVLRLIPIWFSCIIFNVVQTQLHTYFIKQGSTMVRSIGSHFLLPPASLQGLTGITILIVVPIYERVFVPVARKFTGHPSGITVLQRIGVGLFFSILNMVVSALVEAERVSIAKENHLLDNPKAIVPMAIWWLLPQYIILGVSDAFTVVGLQELFYEQMPEEMRSIGAAAYLSLIGVGSFITNAIISVVQAITARCGEKWLDNNLNRAHLDYFYWVLAGLSAFSLCVYVWNAMRFVYKKVEGDLKKTNGQAQVLVYHGCSVGDRF; encoded by the exons ATGGATAGCGCTGTAGTACCAGAGTTGATCATTGAAAATGGTGATCACAGAGATACAAAGAAGGTTTCCACCCAGCAAAGATCCTCCAGTAGGGGTGGCTGGAATGCTGCCATTTTCATCATAT TCGTTGAGGTGGCAGAACGATTTGCGTTCTATGGCGTGGCCGGAAACCTAATCACTTACCTCATAACAGAACTCCATCAGCCTACGGCCACCGCAGTTAAGAATGTCAACACCTGGGTTGGCGTCTCAACACTCTTTCCGGTGCTCGGAGCTTTCGTCGCGGACTCCTTATTGGGGCGCTTCAAGACCATTCTCATCTCTTCCGTCACCTTTATCTTG GGAACGTTTCTGTTGACCTTGTCGGTGTCGGTAATACCTATGCATAGTCGCGAAGCTTTGTTTTTCATTGCGCTTTACATATTGTCCGTCGGTGAAGGCGGGCACAAGCCATGCGTGCAAACCTTTGCGGCAGACCAGTTCGACGAGGACTCGCCGGAGCAGAGAAAGGAGAAGAGCTCCTTCTTCAACTGGTGGTATCTGGGCATAGTGGCTGCCGCCACTGCGGCCACGCTGGTGATAATCTATCTGCAG GACAATATTGGGTGGACCTTAGGTTTTGGAGTGTTGTTAGGAGTTTTGGGAGTAGCATTGGCAATCTTCTTACTGGGAATCAACAGGTACAGGAAGGAACGTCCCGTCGGGAGCCCATTCACGACGGTGGTACAGGTGTTCGTGGCAGCAGCTCGAAAGTGGCGGGTGAAAGGTACGCGCGAAGGTTGGGATGTGTACTGTGGAGACCAGACGCGTGGGGCCGGGTCTTATGGACAACAGAGCGCTCGGATTCTGGCCAGAACTAATCAATTCAG GTTTTTGGACAAGGCAATGATCATCGACGACATTGATGCATCGAACAAAACCAGAAATCCATGGAGGCTATGCTCACTCAACCAAGTTGAGGAAGTAAAGCTGGTTCTCCGCCTTATCCCCATATGGTTCAGCTGCATAATCTTCAACGTAGTCCAAACCCAACTCCACACCTACTTCATCAAGCAAGGCAGCACGATGGTCCGGTCCATCGGATCCCATTTTCTGCTTCCGCCGGCATCACTTCAAGGCCTCACCGGCATCACAATCCTAATCGTCGTTCCAATCTACGAGCGAGTTTTCGTCCCCGTAGCCAGAAAATTTACAGGACACCCATCAGGCATTACTGTGCTACAAAGGATAGGAGTTGGCCTATTTTTCTCCATTCTCAACATGGTTGTTTCAGCTCTTGTAGAAGCCGAAAGGGTCAGCATTGCCAAAGAAAACCACCTCTTGGATAACCCAAAAGCAATAGTCCCAATGGCCATTTGGTGGTTACTCCCACAGTATATAATTTTAGGTGTGTCCGATGCATTTACTGTGGTCGGACTCCAAGAACTATTCTACGAACAGATGCCGGAGGAAATGAGGAGCATTGGAGCAGCAGCATATCTTAGTTTGATTGGAGTTGGAAGCTTCATAACCAATGCTATTATATCTGTTGTGCAGGCAATCACAGCAAGGTGTGGTGAGAAATGGCTTGACAACAATCTGAATCGTGCACATCTCGATTATTTCTACTGGGTGCTGGCAGGGTTGAGTGCTTTTAGTCTGTGTGTTTATGTATGGAATGCCATGCGCTTTGTCTACAAGAAGGTCGAAGGGGATCTTAAAAAAACCAATGGGCAAGCACAAGTGCTGGTTTATCATGGGTGTTCGGTTGGAGATCGATTTTGA
- the LOC109012321 gene encoding protein NRT1/ PTR FAMILY 5.4-like isoform X2 has product MAPLVASNHALLCLQPFEVGNGYEDTRREVSRQHKPARGGWKAAIFIIFVEMAERFTFYGLSGNLITYLTNELHESIPTAAKNVNTWVAVSCLLPIFGAFIADSLLGRFKTILLSFVIYLMGLVLLTSTVSALPLHQRKPMFFVALYILTVGEGGHKPCVQTFAADQFDEDSDEDKKAKSSFYNWWYLGIVVGSTSAILAVIYVQENVGWAVGFGMLAIALAVSLAIFLLGMRRYRKQGPLGSPLTTVARVLVAAVRKWRVNETRDGCGVYHGDESDRSHVVGQVKARTLARTDQVRFLDKAMIIDNIDASRSIRDPWRLCSLNQVEEVKLVLRLIPIWLCCLMYAVVESQIGTYFTKQASTMTRSIGPHFALPAASFQALIGLTTISIIPIYDRIFIPLARKFTGLPSGITMLQRIGTGFFLSILIMVVSALVEGKRITIIKEHKLVDNPKAIVPMKVWWLLPQYMLFGLSHLFTIVGLQELFYDQMPEAMRSLGAALYLGVVGVGFFVTNAVISVVQAISSSAGEEWLGGNNLNCAHLDCFYWVLAGSSALNFCVYVWIAKGFVYKKVEGDDVPGDKELCFVNGCPDGEA; this is encoded by the exons ATGGCACCGTTAGTCGCCTCGAATCATGCTCTGCTTTGCCTTCAACCTTTCGAG GTTGGAAATGGCTATGAAGATACCAGGAGAGAGGTCTCTAGACAACATAAACCCGCTAGGGGTGGTTGGAAAGCCGCCATATTCATAATCT TTGTTGAGATGGCGGAGCGATTTACATTCTATGGCTTGTCCGGGAACCTCATCACCTACCTCACGAATGAACTCCACGAATCGATTCCAACGGCAGCAAAGAATGTCAACACCTGGGTTGCTGTATCATGTCTCCTGCCCATATTTGGAGCCTTCATTGCTGATTCCTTACTGGGTCGATTCAAGACCATCCTCTTGTCCTTCGTCATATACCTTATG GGACTGGTTTTGTTAACGTCAACAGTCTCAGCACTCCCCTTGCATCAACGTAAGCCCATGTTCTTTGTAGCGCTCTACATATTAACAGTGGGGGAAGGCGGGCACAAGCCGTGCGTGCAAACCTTCGCGGCTGACCAATTTGACGAGGATTCAGACGAGGATAAGAAGGCCAAGAGCTCCTTCTACAACTGGTGGTATTTAGGAATAGTGGTTGGCTCCACTTCTGCCATTCTCGCAGTAATCTACGTGCAG GAAAATGTTGGTTGGGCCGTGGGCTTTGGAATGCTGGCAATAGCATTGGCAGTATCACTAGCCATATTTTTGTTAGGAATGAGGAGGTACAGGAAGCAGGGTCCACTAGGGAGTCCATTAACTACAGTAGCACGGGTACTTGTGGCCGCCGTGCGGAAGTGGCGCGTGAATGAGACACGCGACGGTTGCGGTGTGTATCATGGAGATGAGAGTGATAGATCCCATGTTGTGGGTCAAGTTAAGGCTCGGACTTTGGCACGTACCGATCAAGTGAG ATTTTTAGACAAGGCAATGATAATTGACAACATCGATGCCTCGAGAAGTATTCGAGATCCTTGGAGGCTATGCTCTTTAAACCAAGTTGAAGAAGTGAAGCTTGTCTTGCGTCTTATCCCAATATGGTTGTGTTGCTTAATGTATGCCGTAGTCGAATCCCAAATCGGAACCTACTTCACCAAGCAAGCTAGCACAATGACCCGATCCATTGGACCGCATTTTGCTCTCCCCGCAGCATCATTTCAAGCTCTTATTGGCCTAACAACCATAAGCATTATACCTATCTATGACCGGATTTTCATCCCCTTGGCTAGAAAATTCACAGGACTGCCGTCCGGCATAACTATGCTACAAAGGATAGGCACTGgtttttttctctccatacTAATTATGGTTGTTTCGGCTCTAGTCGAGGGCAAAAGAATCACCATTATAAAAGAGCATAAGCTCGTGGACAACCCCAAAGCAATAGTACCAATGAAGGTGTGGTGGTTGTTACCACAATATATGCTTTTTGGTTTGTCCCATTTGTTCACGATTGTTGGGCTCCAAGAACTTTTCTATGACCAAATGCCGGAGGCAATGAGAAGCTTGGGAGCAGCACTATACCTTGGTGTTGTAGGAGTTGGATTTTTCGTTACCAATGCTGTTATTTCTGTCGTTCAGGCTATTAGTTCAAGTGCTGGGGAAGAATGGCTCGGTGGCAATAACCTTAACTGCGCACACCTTGATTGCTTTtattgggtgctggctggatcAAGTGCTTTGAATTTCTGTGTTTATGTATGGATTGCCAAGGGTTTTGTGTACAAAAAGGTTGAGGGGGATGATGTTCCAGGAGATAAAGAACTCTGTTTTGTCAATGGATGCCCAGATGGGGAGGCATGA
- the LOC109012321 gene encoding protein NRT1/ PTR FAMILY 5.4-like isoform X1: MAPLVASNHALLCLQPFELVMQVGNGYEDTRREVSRQHKPARGGWKAAIFIIFVEMAERFTFYGLSGNLITYLTNELHESIPTAAKNVNTWVAVSCLLPIFGAFIADSLLGRFKTILLSFVIYLMGLVLLTSTVSALPLHQRKPMFFVALYILTVGEGGHKPCVQTFAADQFDEDSDEDKKAKSSFYNWWYLGIVVGSTSAILAVIYVQENVGWAVGFGMLAIALAVSLAIFLLGMRRYRKQGPLGSPLTTVARVLVAAVRKWRVNETRDGCGVYHGDESDRSHVVGQVKARTLARTDQVRFLDKAMIIDNIDASRSIRDPWRLCSLNQVEEVKLVLRLIPIWLCCLMYAVVESQIGTYFTKQASTMTRSIGPHFALPAASFQALIGLTTISIIPIYDRIFIPLARKFTGLPSGITMLQRIGTGFFLSILIMVVSALVEGKRITIIKEHKLVDNPKAIVPMKVWWLLPQYMLFGLSHLFTIVGLQELFYDQMPEAMRSLGAALYLGVVGVGFFVTNAVISVVQAISSSAGEEWLGGNNLNCAHLDCFYWVLAGSSALNFCVYVWIAKGFVYKKVEGDDVPGDKELCFVNGCPDGEA; this comes from the exons ATGGCACCGTTAGTCGCCTCGAATCATGCTCTGCTTTGCCTTCAACCTTTCGAG TTAGTCATGCAGGTTGGAAATGGCTATGAAGATACCAGGAGAGAGGTCTCTAGACAACATAAACCCGCTAGGGGTGGTTGGAAAGCCGCCATATTCATAATCT TTGTTGAGATGGCGGAGCGATTTACATTCTATGGCTTGTCCGGGAACCTCATCACCTACCTCACGAATGAACTCCACGAATCGATTCCAACGGCAGCAAAGAATGTCAACACCTGGGTTGCTGTATCATGTCTCCTGCCCATATTTGGAGCCTTCATTGCTGATTCCTTACTGGGTCGATTCAAGACCATCCTCTTGTCCTTCGTCATATACCTTATG GGACTGGTTTTGTTAACGTCAACAGTCTCAGCACTCCCCTTGCATCAACGTAAGCCCATGTTCTTTGTAGCGCTCTACATATTAACAGTGGGGGAAGGCGGGCACAAGCCGTGCGTGCAAACCTTCGCGGCTGACCAATTTGACGAGGATTCAGACGAGGATAAGAAGGCCAAGAGCTCCTTCTACAACTGGTGGTATTTAGGAATAGTGGTTGGCTCCACTTCTGCCATTCTCGCAGTAATCTACGTGCAG GAAAATGTTGGTTGGGCCGTGGGCTTTGGAATGCTGGCAATAGCATTGGCAGTATCACTAGCCATATTTTTGTTAGGAATGAGGAGGTACAGGAAGCAGGGTCCACTAGGGAGTCCATTAACTACAGTAGCACGGGTACTTGTGGCCGCCGTGCGGAAGTGGCGCGTGAATGAGACACGCGACGGTTGCGGTGTGTATCATGGAGATGAGAGTGATAGATCCCATGTTGTGGGTCAAGTTAAGGCTCGGACTTTGGCACGTACCGATCAAGTGAG ATTTTTAGACAAGGCAATGATAATTGACAACATCGATGCCTCGAGAAGTATTCGAGATCCTTGGAGGCTATGCTCTTTAAACCAAGTTGAAGAAGTGAAGCTTGTCTTGCGTCTTATCCCAATATGGTTGTGTTGCTTAATGTATGCCGTAGTCGAATCCCAAATCGGAACCTACTTCACCAAGCAAGCTAGCACAATGACCCGATCCATTGGACCGCATTTTGCTCTCCCCGCAGCATCATTTCAAGCTCTTATTGGCCTAACAACCATAAGCATTATACCTATCTATGACCGGATTTTCATCCCCTTGGCTAGAAAATTCACAGGACTGCCGTCCGGCATAACTATGCTACAAAGGATAGGCACTGgtttttttctctccatacTAATTATGGTTGTTTCGGCTCTAGTCGAGGGCAAAAGAATCACCATTATAAAAGAGCATAAGCTCGTGGACAACCCCAAAGCAATAGTACCAATGAAGGTGTGGTGGTTGTTACCACAATATATGCTTTTTGGTTTGTCCCATTTGTTCACGATTGTTGGGCTCCAAGAACTTTTCTATGACCAAATGCCGGAGGCAATGAGAAGCTTGGGAGCAGCACTATACCTTGGTGTTGTAGGAGTTGGATTTTTCGTTACCAATGCTGTTATTTCTGTCGTTCAGGCTATTAGTTCAAGTGCTGGGGAAGAATGGCTCGGTGGCAATAACCTTAACTGCGCACACCTTGATTGCTTTtattgggtgctggctggatcAAGTGCTTTGAATTTCTGTGTTTATGTATGGATTGCCAAGGGTTTTGTGTACAAAAAGGTTGAGGGGGATGATGTTCCAGGAGATAAAGAACTCTGTTTTGTCAATGGATGCCCAGATGGGGAGGCATGA